One genomic segment of Arenicella xantha includes these proteins:
- the fdxA gene encoding ferredoxin FdxA produces MTYVVKEECIKCKYTDCVEVCPVDCFHEGPNFLVIDPEECIDCSLCEPECPVNAIVADDDLEASDSHYLELNEELSAIWPVITEKKPALEDADEWADKQDKLPLLER; encoded by the coding sequence ATGACTTATGTAGTTAAAGAAGAATGCATTAAGTGCAAATACACAGATTGCGTGGAAGTTTGCCCGGTAGACTGCTTTCACGAAGGTCCTAATTTCTTAGTAATTGATCCTGAAGAGTGTATCGATTGCAGCCTCTGTGAGCCTGAATGCCCAGTAAACGCCATTGTTGCTGATGACGACCTCGAAGCCAGCGACTCGCATTACCTTGAGTTAAACGAAGAATTATCCGCTATTTGGCCGGTAATCACCGAGAAGAAGCCAGCCTTGGAAGATGCCGATGAATGGGCTGACAAACAAGACAAACTGCCACTCCTCGAACGTTAA
- a CDS encoding DsbC family protein, whose product MKYMIKATIGLFAAIMFAPQLVLAENASPEIERVRAELVKMVPPAADAEILTTPAKGVYRLELDGGFYYAYVDGDHILFGDLINTESKINLGEVAKSERTSQIISSTSLDKMIVYGPKDAKRHITVFTDIDCGYCRKLHQEVPELTAAGIQVRYLAFPRAGVGSESHKKYVSVWCNADQQTALTDAKAGKAIAPASCENPVEETYLLGRKVGVEGTPTIIFDDGTVTPGYIPSAQLIDRLGLGSPTASN is encoded by the coding sequence ATGAAATATATGATTAAAGCAACCATTGGGTTGTTCGCTGCGATAATGTTTGCCCCGCAATTGGTATTGGCCGAGAATGCGAGCCCTGAAATTGAGCGAGTCCGCGCTGAGTTGGTGAAAATGGTGCCGCCAGCTGCGGATGCTGAAATACTGACTACACCAGCTAAAGGTGTATATCGACTTGAGTTAGACGGAGGTTTTTATTACGCCTATGTTGATGGCGATCATATCCTCTTCGGTGATTTAATTAATACCGAAAGCAAAATTAACTTAGGGGAGGTGGCTAAGTCTGAGCGTACTTCGCAGATTATTAGCAGCACGTCGTTGGATAAAATGATTGTGTATGGCCCAAAAGATGCCAAGCGCCACATCACGGTTTTCACCGATATCGATTGCGGTTACTGTCGGAAATTACATCAAGAAGTTCCCGAACTAACAGCGGCCGGCATTCAGGTTCGTTATCTTGCTTTTCCGCGAGCGGGAGTAGGGTCAGAGAGCCACAAAAAATATGTATCAGTTTGGTGTAATGCTGACCAGCAAACTGCTTTGACTGATGCTAAAGCCGGCAAGGCAATAGCGCCAGCAAGCTGTGAGAACCCAGTTGAAGAGACCTATTTACTGGGTCGAAAAGTTGGCGTTGAAGGAACACCAACGATTATTTTTGATGATGGCACGGTGACTCCGGGTTACATTCCGTCAGCACAGTTGATTGATCGCCTGGGTCTAGGGTCACCAACAGCGTCGAACTAA